In Lolium rigidum isolate FL_2022 chromosome 7, APGP_CSIRO_Lrig_0.1, whole genome shotgun sequence, the DNA window GCTGTAGCTAACCAGTATCTAAATTGCCTTCAACAGCCGATGCGTGTATAAATAAGACTTATTTAGTGTATGTTGTATTACTATCATGCTATGTACCTTTTCACTGCCTGCTAATATTGTATTGTACTATGGTATGTGGTTCCTTTTTCACGCTATATAATGCTCACAAGATCATACCTATTCTATTGTTGTCTCACTCCATGCAGTGCGAAGATATAATTTCCTACTCTACGTAGTACTAGgtactgttcaaaaaatcgtccgattcaacgattaatcgccCGATTAATCCCTATTCAGTGGTCATCGATTAGCCGATAAATTTATTTATCGtccgattaactcatttatcgcccgattaatcaTCCAATTTACCTATTAATCGTTTATCGTCAGCCGACCGAGTTGGACCCGATAAACGATTTTCTCAACATTGGTACTAGGACATGGTTTGTAATATAGAAAACGGAATACAATATACCAAACAAACTAAAGATAGAGCTGAAGGCTTTACAGTTTTTGCATTCTCTCCAATGAAGCATACGAACCAAATTGCTCTCAGTAACCTAAGAGAGGAATATACCGATTAGTCGCACCTCCCATGCCTTCCACCTCCTCCGTGATGGCTATTGAGCTGATGCCCACGAAGAGCCACATCTCCCTCCAGCTTTGGGCTCCATCACCTAAATCTGAGGGCTCTCTCCGCTAGCGCCACTATATCTCTTCCACACCTTTTAAATGCCACCTACACTGTTGCGGAGCAGCGACGCTATCCAGGTGGCCATCGAGTGcaacacgtacgtccatagaagctctttcacaacacccccactcgcgtgtgacgggagaagagaaagtcaacacgtgaaagaagaagagcacaccgaaacagcggtgTCTATAGAGGGGGGCAACATCAatttttttaggcttaattgcgaaaaccatgtgaaagccaggatttgaacttgagacctggggctctgataccatgttaagcttcatgcactagccacttgaaccaaaagtccgaactgatggaaagagctagccaatccacatatacacttcacaacacccaaaAGATTAGATCCTCCGTGGTAACAAGAATCCATTTCTCCATGTCCGAGCAGAACGAGCTTCTTTTCTTTCTCTTACCCCTATGTTGTACTCACCCCAACGGATGAAATTCTAATACTTTATATGCGGGCGCTATAGCATACTAAAGGTTATACATTTTGAATGAAAAAAGAGTGCAAACCGCTATAGCTACGAAGGCCCAACACTCTTCGAGAGAAAATGTTTAATAGTTTAACTAACTTATCAATTCAGTATAATGTTAATATATAACAAAGGCGCGGTGTGTCTCGATCACCCACTTACTCAATGCAAACATATAAAATTTCTCTATCAGACACAACCAATCCACTAAGACCCGTTTTCACCTTTGTTTCTAAAACATGCACCGAGATTAGCCAACAACCAAATGACAATACGTAGGAATCATATCTAAGCACACAAAAAAATACTAGCCGATTATAGAGCAACCATATAAAAAAACCTAGCCTTAAAAAATTGGACTATACGTAATTCTAAATGGAAAAATATTAACTACAACCCACACACATTTACCACCGCAAAAAATTACTATCAACTAGCCACCACatagcgcggcgtgccgccgcgccaatcaTTGCTAGTATTTACTTATAAGAGGTCATacacgggagtggtgttttggaacatgggagcatatgctctctatatttcgaaatgcatcttacacatattttaaattttaaaaaaattgaagcaAAAAATTCGCatttacatcttcacgtgctacacgctcacaaagtcgtttcataaaaaataaacttatcatgtgacgtgtgtaaaaaacacaaaattcagtgctgaaaacaatgcttttcacaggataagttttctcttttttacataggccacaaaaaatattattttttcgtgaaacttgacgcatacacatatattatggagatgtacatgtagaattttttatcaaaatttctccacacttcgaaatatgttttgttggtagagggagcatacgcacccgggagccgaattgaatttcccgtCATACACATGAATCATAGATATATATCCCTGAAACAAATATATGCATGGTACCCCATCATTATAAGTATTGTTGCCATGAATTGCATATCTCAAAATCTCATTTTATGCTCTATTTATCTTTTTGTTTTGTTGGAGGACTATCACATATATTTCCTATTTACTTTATTGTGTCCAAGCGTCAAGAGTACCAAAAGAATCAAAAGAGAGAACAATGAGCCTTCCAAACAATTCTATAGGATTCTCCAAAGCATGCTTTATGGTTCataatactttttttttttgagaaacacagtacaaacgcagatgctcacacgcgtatacactcacccctatgaacgcacacacgtacaccctacccctatgagcacctccggaagacggccggcggattggatcttgaaattgacgaagtcaccacggcgcctcgtcgacgggaacgtcgctccCACGAATGAATATTCGCCTTATGAGACACGGATGTCAAACCGGGGTTGAACTCGGTGGTAAGcaacctaaccacccaacctcaggttggttctctttaTGGTTCATAATACTTGTCATTCATATTTCTTAAAATGCTATTTACtgttatgcatgctttgtagaatgtaagaaaTAACACTCTATACTTCACATTGCTTATTGTCATTCTTTACTGACTAAATCTTGTAAGACTCTGCATGATTACATAGAAACAACACAATAAATTTTAAagatcatgttagttttatctcctttatgctcgaggacgagcatatgTTAAGCTTGgtaatgttgatgcatgtaaaatgcatatatAAACTTTGCACCTTATTGCCACATATTATCACCTATTTGCATCATACATACTATTATTTTAATATTTTACATTGTTTTTGGAGAtttttctaaacaatcccctcACCTCCGGTTCTAACTCTGTCTGGCAGAAAGCGCCTCTCTGGAACTTACATTTCAATGATAAGCCGTGACATCCTTAAGATAGTTCGTCTTGTGTACGACCTCGTGGCGGTGAATATGTGGCAAGTAATTTGGATgagacctctttttttttttgcaaagaatcCCTCTATCCAACCAATGTATGCATATATTTGTTGTAACAAAATCTTATATTACGAGAAGAAGAGAGTATAAAttaaatttggattcatcaaatgGATTTTTTTGCAAATAATATTTTTTTCATCAAGTCTACGAATTAAACAAGAAATAGTTCCTTTGCCGTGGATAGTAATGGATAGGGATGACCTAAATAAAATACGTTTCAATGATAAGCTGTGATATCCTAAAGATAGTTCTTCTTGTACACGACCTCGTGGCGGTGACGTGTTTTTGCGTGGAAAAGAAAAGGCAGCGCCGAACGGCTCCGGTCCTTGCCCTGCCCCTGCGCACGACACGTTTGAACCGGAACCCACCGCCACCGCTTTTGAGTTTTGACCTGACCCCAACCCAAACCCATTCTTTCCtggcttcctcctctctctcgggCTGCGCCGCGTTGCACCCTTTCCCAAGACATAATCTCCACAGACGACgaccaaaaaaaaaggaaaaggcaaAAGAAACCCACCTCCTCCCTTCCATTCCTTCCTTCCTTCCCTGGACACCGACGAGGGTTCCgccgacccgccgccgccgccgccatccatcCATTGACCGCGCAAGGTTCGCTCCGATTCCCCCCCTCCCCCACCGATCCGCCGTCCTCCGGCGCCATTGCCCGATTTGTCGATTAATTTTCGATTCGATTTATCAGGAGGAGGAGCGCAAGGGGAGGAGGACACCAATGACGTGGCTCCGCGCCGCCACGGGCGTGGCCCGCCACGCCGCGCGGCGGGCCCTCATCGCCCGCgccaccgccggcaccacccGATCCGCGGCCTTCCACACCACCGCGCTCCGCCGCAGCGCGGCCGCGGCGCCCGCGCCGCGCGCCGTCCCGCTCTCCCGGCTCACCGACAGCTTCCTCGACGGCACCAGCAGCGTCTACCTCGAAGAGCTCCAGCGCGCCTGGGAAGCCGACCCGGCCTCCGTCGACGAGTCCTGGGACAACTTCTTCCGCAACTTCCTCGGCCAGGccgccccaccgccgccgccctctccggGCAGACCATCCAGGAGAGCATGCAGCTGCTCCTCCTGGTCCGCGCCTACCAGGTGAACGGCCACATGAAGGCGGCGCTCGACCCGCTCGGCCTCGACGACCGCGCCGTGCCCGACGACCTCGACCTCGCCAACTACGGCTTCACCGCCGCCGACCTGGACCGCGAGTTCTTCCTCGGCGTCTGGAAGATGTCGGGCTTCCTCTCGGAGAACCGGCCGGTGCTCACCCTCCGCGAGATCCTCCGCAAGCTCGAGCAGGCCTACTGCGGGCCGGTCGGGTTCGAGTACATGCACATCCCGGACCGGGACAAGTGCAACTGGCTCCGCGACCGGATCGAGACCGCCATCCCCACCCCCTACCCCAAGGACCGCCGCCTCGTCATGCTCGACCGCCTCGCCTGGAGCACGCAGTTCGAGAACTTCCTCGCCACCAAGTGGGCCACCGCCAAGCGCTTCGGCCTCGAGGGCGGCGAGACGCTCATCCCCGGCATGAAGGAGATGttcgaccgcgccgccgacctcggcgtccacaacatcgTCATCGGGATGCCGCACAGGGGCAGGCTCAACGTGCTCGGCAACGTCGTGCGCAAGCCGCTGTCGCAGATCTTCAGCGAGTTTGCCGGCGGGACCAGGCCGGTGGAGGGCGAGGACGGGCTCTACACGGGCACCGGCGACGTCAAGTACCACCTCGGCACCTCCTACGACCGCCCCACCCGCGGCGGCAAGAGGATCCACCTCTCGCTCGTCGCCAACCCCAGCCACCTCGAGGCCGTCGACCCGGTTGTCGTCGGCAAGACGCGCGCCAAGCAGTTCTACTCCGATGACGCTGACAGGACGAAGAACATGGGCATTCTCATCCACGGCGACGGCAGCTTCGCTGGGCAGGGCATCGTGTACGAGACGCTCCATCTGAGTGCCCTTCCAAACTACACCACCGGAGGAACCATCCACATTGTTGTCAACAATCAGGTTGCCTTCACCACTGATCCAAGAGCTGGCAGGTCCTCGCAGTACTGCACCGATGTTGCCAAGGCTGTCAACGTCCCTATATTCCATGTTAATGGTGACGATCTCGAGGCTGTTGTACGTGTCTGCGAACTTGCCGCTGAGTGGCGCCAGACTTTCCATTCTGATGTCGTCGTCGATCTCATCTGCTACCGTCGATTCGGACACAATGAAATTGACGAGCCATCCTTCACGCAGCCAAAGATGTACCAGGTAATATATAATCCTAATGCTACAGGTTCTCATTACCTTGCACACTTTTATTACTGATCATTTCTGCATAGTTTGCTACCCAATGCAATATATACAGCTCAATGCCTGTTTCATTTTGAGCCTGTCCTCTATATTACCCTTTCTaccgtgttcatgtttgtgatcgTTTCTCCATAATTTGATACCCAATTCTATTTGTGTCATActtgtgcttttttttttctctgatATGTATGCTTTGAGGTTCTGGCACGCTGAATGTTTCTGATGAAAATTATTCTTTGGCAGGTCATTAAGAACCATCCCAATTCATTGAAGCTTTATGAGGACAAACTGCTTGGAACAGGCGAAGTCAGCAAAGAAGATGTTCAAAGGATCCACGACAAAGTGAACCGAATCCTGAATGAAGAGTTCGCTAAAAGCAAAGATTATGTTCCCAACAAGAGGGATTGGCTCGCAGCTTACTGGACTGGCTTTAAGTCACCTGAGCAAATTTCACGTGTCCGCAACACCGGGTAACAACATTAGCTGTGTTGATTAGTGTTATAACTCATGTCTCCCACAAATATATCATCCATCATCATTGAAATGCTTGCTTTGCAGGGTTAAGCCGGAGGTACTGAAACGTGTTGGTCAAGCAATTACTACTCTACCTGAAGGCTTCAAGCCCCACAGAGCAGTGAAGAAGATTTTTGAGCAGCGCGCTGCAATGATTGAAAGTGGTGAAGGTATTGATTGGGCTGTGGCTGAGGCCCTTGCCTTTGCAGCACTCATAGTTGAAGGCAACCATGTTAGGCTGAGTGGACAGGATGTGGAAAGGGGAACTTTTAGCCACCGCCATTCGGTTCTACATGACCAAGAAACTGGGGCCAAGTACTGCCCACTCGATCATGTTGTGATGAATCAAAACGAGGAGCTGTTTACTGTTAGCAACAGGTAAGTCTGCTCATGGAACtattacttgtatcatcatactGATTGCtgtgatattatctagacttgttAAGTTTAGAAGTTCATAAGATCATTCATGTTTCCCTGCTCTTTAGGCAGAAATTATGTTGGGTACTGTAGGAATGTTTGGCCTGTCTCCGCTTTGGACTATAATTGTTCAGTATAGGTTCTTCAAAACAATAAGCTCTAGTATTTCCTTGACTGTCCTTTAGACAAGATTGGAGGTTCTATATCGGTTCTTTGTAGGATCGTTCGGCCTATC includes these proteins:
- the LOC124675555 gene encoding LOW QUALITY PROTEIN: 2-oxoglutarate dehydrogenase, mitochondrial-like (The sequence of the model RefSeq protein was modified relative to this genomic sequence to represent the inferred CDS: inserted 1 base in 1 codon), which gives rise to MTWLRAATGVARHAARRALIARATAGTTRSAAFHTTALRRSAAAAPAPRAVPLSRLTDSFLDGTSSVYLEELQRAWEADPASVDESWDNFFRNFLGQAAXTAAALSGQTIQESMQLLLLVRAYQVNGHMKAALDPLGLDDRAVPDDLDLANYGFTAADLDREFFLGVWKMSGFLSENRPVLTLREILRKLEQAYCGPVGFEYMHIPDRDKCNWLRDRIETAIPTPYPKDRRLVMLDRLAWSTQFENFLATKWATAKRFGLEGGETLIPGMKEMFDRAADLGVHNIVIGMPHRGRLNVLGNVVRKPLSQIFSEFAGGTRPVEGEDGLYTGTGDVKYHLGTSYDRPTRGGKRIHLSLVANPSHLEAVDPVVVGKTRAKQFYSDDADRTKNMGILIHGDGSFAGQGIVYETLHLSALPNYTTGGTIHIVVNNQVAFTTDPRAGRSSQYCTDVAKAVNVPIFHVNGDDLEAVVRVCELAAEWRQTFHSDVVVDLICYRRFGHNEIDEPSFTQPKMYQVIKNHPNSLKLYEDKLLGTGEVSKEDVQRIHDKVNRILNEEFAKSKDYVPNKRDWLAAYWTGFKSPEQISRVRNTGVKPEVLKRVGQAITTLPEGFKPHRAVKKIFEQRAAMIESGEGIDWAVAEALAFAALIVEGNHVRLSGQDVERGTFSHRHSVLHDQETGAKYCPLDHVVMNQNEELFTVSNSSLSEFAVLGFELGYSMENPNSLVLWEAQFGDFSNGAQVMFDQFLSSGEAKWLRQTGLVVLLPHGYDGQGPEHSSSRLERFLQMSDDNPFVIPEMDSTLRKQIQECNWQVVNVTTPANYFHVLRRQIHREFRKPLIVTAPKNLLRHKECKSNLSEFDDVEGHPGFDKQGTRFKRLIKDRNDHKEVEEGINRLVLCSGKVYYELDEERKKTERNDVAICRVEQLSPFPYDLIQRELKRYPNAEIVWCQEEPMNMGAYTYISPRLYSAMKSLGRGSFDDIKYVGRAPSAATATGFLTVHVQEQSELVKKALQPEPIKFP